The proteins below come from a single Archangium lipolyticum genomic window:
- the lipB gene encoding lipoyl(octanoyl) transferase LipB encodes MNTLTVYRFGRVEYEDGLQLMKLFGEARRQGLCGDSLLLLEHPPVLTLGRGAKRANILASDARLSAEGVEIFETDRGGDVTYHGPGQLVGYPIFLLPEHRHDVRRYVRDVEQCIIRTLSEYGLSSGTIPKWPGVWLGQEDAPDVRKICAIGVHLSRWLTSHGFALNVNTHLPHFDLIVPCGIREAGVTSMRKELGRPVSLAEVEDKVARHFADVFELQLAEPKPLTRTVCVTLMRGKGPEARVLLLRRRPERGGFWQIVTGRLEPGEQPREAAARELFEETGLRTEVVELEYRHAFAVGSVVPPRLVEENGFAARCSDDFEVHLGDEHDAHEWVDVPTALARLPFRGLREGVLRTSRVLGG; translated from the coding sequence GTGAACACGCTGACGGTGTACCGGTTCGGCCGGGTCGAATACGAGGACGGCCTCCAGCTGATGAAGCTCTTCGGCGAGGCCCGGCGCCAGGGGCTGTGCGGGGACTCCCTGCTCCTGCTCGAGCACCCACCCGTCCTCACCCTGGGCCGCGGCGCGAAGCGCGCCAACATCCTCGCCAGCGACGCGCGTCTCTCCGCCGAGGGCGTGGAGATCTTCGAGACCGATCGCGGTGGAGACGTCACGTACCATGGGCCCGGGCAGCTCGTCGGCTACCCCATCTTCCTCCTGCCCGAGCACCGCCACGACGTGCGCCGCTACGTGCGTGACGTCGAGCAGTGCATCATCCGCACCCTCTCCGAGTACGGCCTCTCCTCCGGCACCATCCCCAAGTGGCCCGGTGTGTGGCTGGGCCAGGAGGACGCCCCCGACGTCCGGAAGATCTGCGCCATCGGTGTCCACCTCTCCCGTTGGCTCACCAGCCACGGCTTCGCGCTCAACGTCAACACGCACCTGCCGCACTTCGACCTCATCGTCCCGTGCGGCATCCGCGAGGCCGGAGTCACCTCGATGCGCAAGGAGCTCGGCCGCCCCGTGTCCCTGGCCGAGGTCGAGGACAAGGTGGCCCGGCACTTCGCCGACGTCTTCGAGCTCCAGCTGGCCGAGCCCAAGCCCCTCACGCGCACCGTGTGCGTCACGTTGATGCGTGGCAAGGGGCCGGAGGCGCGCGTGCTGCTGCTCCGCCGCCGCCCCGAGCGCGGTGGCTTCTGGCAGATCGTCACTGGCCGCCTGGAGCCAGGAGAGCAGCCCCGGGAGGCCGCCGCCCGCGAGCTGTTCGAGGAGACGGGACTGCGCACCGAGGTGGTGGAGCTGGAGTACCGCCACGCCTTCGCCGTGGGCAGCGTGGTGCCTCCGAGACTCGTGGAGGAGAACGGTTTCGCCGCCCGGTGCTCCGACGACTTCGAGGTCCACCTCGGCGACGAGCACGATGCGCACGAGTGGGTGGACGTACCGACCGCGCTCGCCCGGCTGCCATTCCGCGGGCTGCGCGAGGGCGTACTTCGCACCAGCCGGGTGCTCGGGGGTTGA
- a CDS encoding ClpX C4-type zinc finger protein, giving the protein MAENVRDVIRAAQAAELGGNKPRAIELLRRAAALYRRSGSGDRAAQLLRYALKLDPSLSELEEEIRQLEAGARADEVVPPSSASELDDEPTPDTWVIEEDTSSSLAEALRQAELAVDRRFNPVGAAVEAVRSAVLGVEVPGPVEPPAVVAPVVPVAPVVPADPHPNPLPEGEGAFIERGPTRADPSLDAWCSFCCRPRAEVGPLVAGPAGAFICSACIGESNALLGGVAPVASAARGRARVASRPVSFELVGQDAAREGLERGLEAGVRRVLLLGPEGSGKTTWMRALAEQGRGVLVTPDSLDRAPMDAVLLVEDVDRLPSAEQSSLGAFLARHSERTVLMTARGAPVAPGLVLLSDSGRLPVPSTAALSAAVQGALPLVLLEQVQSLIPLETPTVEELIEIARCRLASREDLRLSDEVLTVLATEAARSPRSGHELQALLARVPPGTWRLEVKKAKGKAKATPVRRGRRKGKS; this is encoded by the coding sequence ATGGCCGAGAACGTTCGCGACGTCATCCGCGCCGCCCAGGCCGCGGAGCTCGGGGGGAACAAGCCCCGCGCCATCGAGCTGCTCCGACGCGCCGCCGCGCTGTACCGGCGCTCGGGCAGCGGGGACCGGGCCGCGCAGTTGCTACGCTACGCCCTCAAGTTGGACCCCTCCCTCTCCGAGCTGGAAGAGGAGATCCGCCAGTTGGAGGCGGGGGCCCGGGCCGACGAGGTCGTGCCACCGTCTTCCGCTTCCGAGCTGGATGATGAGCCCACGCCGGATACGTGGGTGATCGAGGAGGACACCTCGAGCTCGCTCGCCGAGGCCCTGCGTCAGGCCGAGCTGGCCGTGGACCGCCGGTTCAATCCGGTGGGCGCCGCCGTGGAGGCCGTACGCTCCGCCGTGCTCGGCGTGGAGGTGCCGGGACCGGTCGAGCCGCCCGCGGTCGTGGCTCCTGTGGTTCCCGTGGCTCCTGTGGTTCCCGCAGACCCTCACCCCAACCCTCTCCCAGAGGGAGAGGGGGCTTTCATCGAGCGGGGTCCGACTCGCGCGGATCCCTCCCTCGATGCCTGGTGCTCCTTCTGCTGCCGGCCTCGTGCGGAGGTGGGTCCCCTCGTCGCGGGTCCCGCCGGAGCGTTCATCTGCTCGGCCTGCATCGGTGAGTCCAATGCGCTGCTCGGTGGCGTCGCCCCGGTGGCGTCGGCCGCGCGGGGTCGGGCGCGGGTTGCCTCCCGGCCTGTTTCGTTCGAGCTGGTGGGTCAGGATGCGGCCCGTGAGGGTCTCGAGCGCGGCCTGGAGGCGGGTGTGCGCCGCGTGCTGCTGCTCGGGCCCGAGGGCTCCGGAAAGACCACCTGGATGCGGGCTCTCGCGGAGCAGGGGAGGGGAGTGCTCGTGACTCCCGATTCCCTGGACCGGGCGCCGATGGATGCCGTGCTCCTCGTGGAGGACGTGGACCGGCTCCCGTCCGCCGAGCAGTCTTCCCTGGGCGCCTTCCTGGCCCGCCACTCCGAGCGTACCGTCTTGATGACCGCTCGGGGCGCTCCAGTGGCTCCGGGGCTCGTGCTGCTCTCGGACTCCGGGCGTCTGCCCGTGCCCTCCACCGCCGCGCTCTCCGCGGCCGTTCAGGGCGCGCTGCCCCTCGTCCTGTTGGAACAGGTGCAGAGCCTCATTCCGCTCGAAACGCCGACCGTCGAGGAGCTGATCGAGATCGCCCGGTGCCGGCTCGCCTCGCGCGAGGACCTCCGCCTCTCCGACGAGGTGCTCACCGTGCTCGCCACCGAGGCGGCCCGCTCACCCCGCTCCGGGCATGAGTTGCAAGCGCTCCTGGCCCGGGTGCCTCCCGGCACCTGGCGCTTGGAGGTGAAGAAGGCGAAGGGGAAGGCGAAGGCGACTCCGGTCCGTCGCGGCCGGCGGAAGGGGAAGTCGTGA
- a CDS encoding dihydrolipoamide acetyltransferase family protein codes for MAIFEFKLPDLGEGVQEGELVKWHVKPGDLVKEDQTLAEVMTDKATVTVPSPKAGRVVQTHGKEGEIAKVHQPLVTMEIEGAVPVQASGHGAPAAHGAPAAAPAAQATGPQAASKVLATPLTRRMAAEHGLNLAEIPGSGPQGRVMKADVVAALEGGRSARNEVAAPAAQARPAAPSVVSGRGDERIPLRGLRKKIAEKMVRSKFTAPHFGFVEEVDSTELVALRKRLNDTLAAAGEKAKLSFLPFIVKAVIAAMKKYPQVNANMDEAAQELVVRGEFNIGIAVATPEGLTVPVIKHADRLTLRELAEEIVRLSTAARERKLKMDELTGGTFTITSLGQTGGIFATPIINHPEVAIMGIHRMRKRPVVDKNDQIVVREMMNVSISADHRVIDGQVAADFVYEVIKYLEHPDMLFLAMA; via the coding sequence ATGGCGATCTTCGAGTTCAAGCTGCCCGACCTGGGCGAAGGTGTTCAGGAGGGCGAGCTGGTCAAGTGGCACGTCAAGCCGGGCGACCTGGTCAAGGAGGACCAGACGCTCGCCGAGGTGATGACCGACAAGGCCACCGTGACCGTGCCCAGCCCCAAGGCCGGTCGTGTCGTGCAGACGCACGGCAAGGAAGGCGAGATCGCCAAGGTCCACCAGCCCCTCGTCACGATGGAGATCGAGGGCGCCGTTCCGGTCCAGGCCTCGGGTCATGGTGCCCCCGCCGCCCATGGCGCTCCGGCCGCGGCTCCCGCTGCCCAAGCCACGGGTCCCCAGGCCGCCTCCAAGGTGCTGGCCACGCCGCTCACCCGCCGCATGGCCGCCGAGCACGGGCTGAACCTCGCGGAGATCCCCGGCTCCGGTCCCCAGGGCCGCGTGATGAAGGCGGACGTGGTGGCGGCCCTCGAGGGTGGCCGCTCCGCGCGCAACGAGGTGGCCGCTCCGGCCGCCCAGGCCCGTCCGGCCGCGCCCTCGGTGGTGTCGGGCCGTGGCGACGAGCGCATTCCCCTGCGCGGCCTGCGCAAGAAGATCGCCGAGAAGATGGTGCGCTCGAAGTTCACCGCGCCGCACTTCGGCTTCGTCGAGGAGGTGGATTCCACCGAGCTGGTGGCCCTCCGCAAGCGCCTCAACGACACCCTGGCCGCCGCCGGCGAGAAGGCCAAGCTGTCCTTCCTGCCCTTCATCGTGAAGGCCGTCATCGCCGCGATGAAGAAGTACCCCCAGGTCAACGCCAACATGGACGAGGCCGCCCAGGAGCTCGTCGTCCGGGGCGAGTTCAACATCGGCATCGCCGTGGCCACCCCCGAGGGTCTCACCGTCCCCGTCATCAAGCACGCGGATCGGCTCACCCTGCGCGAGCTGGCCGAGGAGATCGTCCGCCTCAGCACCGCCGCGCGTGAGCGCAAGCTGAAGATGGACGAGCTCACCGGTGGCACCTTCACCATCACCTCGCTCGGCCAGACGGGCGGCATCTTCGCCACGCCCATCATCAACCACCCCGAGGTGGCCATCATGGGCATCCACCGCATGCGCAAGCGCCCCGTGGTGGACAAGAACGATCAGATCGTCGTGCGCGAGATGATGAACGTCTCCATCTCCGCCGACCATCGCGTCATCGACGGCCAGGTCGCCGCGGACTTCGTCTACGAGGTCATCAAGTACCTGGAGCATCCGGACATGCTGTTCCTGGCCATGGCCTGA
- a CDS encoding DUF72 domain-containing protein, with protein MRAIHLGTSGYVYKHWKGLFYPPKLPASRWLPYFAQVFATVELNAPFYRLPTADAVDGWREQTPAGFRFACKGSRYLTHMKRLTDVGEGLERYFSVILRLGPKLGPVLWQLPPHMKKPDPERVDRFLSALPRDVQYVFEFRDAAWYHEEVLEVLDRWGVAVCEHDLVPVPPPRFTGDFRYLRFHGSGSRYAGRYGREALWPVACELDTWRRKGRTAWVYFNNDLHGHALLDAFDLAELLGRVPVHPPPDMRRPSETEESRTA; from the coding sequence ATGAGGGCCATCCACCTGGGGACGAGTGGCTACGTCTACAAGCACTGGAAGGGACTCTTCTACCCACCCAAGCTGCCAGCCAGCCGCTGGCTCCCCTACTTCGCCCAGGTATTCGCGACGGTGGAGCTGAACGCCCCCTTCTACCGGTTGCCCACGGCGGACGCGGTGGACGGGTGGCGGGAGCAGACCCCCGCGGGCTTCCGCTTCGCCTGCAAGGGCAGCCGCTACCTGACACACATGAAGCGGCTGACGGACGTGGGCGAGGGCCTGGAGCGCTACTTCAGCGTCATCCTCCGCCTGGGCCCGAAGCTGGGTCCGGTGCTGTGGCAGCTCCCGCCGCACATGAAGAAACCGGATCCGGAGCGGGTGGATCGCTTCCTTTCCGCCCTGCCCCGCGACGTCCAGTACGTCTTCGAGTTCCGCGACGCGGCCTGGTACCACGAGGAGGTGCTGGAGGTGCTCGATCGCTGGGGGGTAGCGGTGTGCGAGCACGACCTGGTGCCAGTCCCCCCACCGCGCTTCACGGGAGACTTCCGCTACCTGCGCTTCCACGGGTCGGGCTCACGCTATGCCGGGCGCTATGGCCGGGAAGCACTCTGGCCGGTGGCCTGCGAGCTGGACACGTGGAGACGCAAGGGGCGAACGGCCTGGGTCTACTTCAACAACGATCTGCACGGGCACGCGCTGCTGGACGCGTTCGATCTGGCGGAGCTGCTGGGGCGGGTGCCAGTCCACCCGCCGCCGGACATGCGAAGGCCGTCCGAGACAGAAGAGTCCCGAACGGCCTGA
- the ribA gene encoding GTP cyclohydrolase II yields MSDSRTPQVLPTRKNASLLERFSEADVPTGRGVLRTVVFREKRNGREHVALVVGEVEGMEGVPVRVHSECLTSEVFGSLKCDCREQLDRALDFVTQNGCGVVLYLRQEGRGIGLGNKIKAYALQAQGLDTYEANRKLGFPDDLRSYDIAAEMLRLLGVRSVDLITNNPLKIAGLVEEGIPVRRRIPSRTEHNPHNVDYLKTKRERTGHLIELFAEDDDTEAKVG; encoded by the coding sequence ATGTCCGATTCGCGTACACCCCAGGTTCTCCCTACCCGCAAGAATGCTTCCCTCCTGGAGAGGTTCTCGGAGGCGGATGTCCCCACCGGACGGGGAGTGCTGCGGACGGTCGTCTTCCGGGAGAAGCGCAACGGGCGGGAGCACGTGGCGCTGGTGGTGGGTGAGGTGGAGGGGATGGAGGGCGTACCCGTCCGGGTTCACTCCGAGTGTTTGACCAGCGAGGTGTTCGGCAGCCTGAAGTGCGACTGCCGGGAGCAGCTGGACCGGGCGCTGGACTTCGTCACCCAGAACGGGTGCGGCGTGGTGCTCTACCTGCGGCAGGAGGGCCGGGGCATCGGCCTGGGCAACAAGATCAAGGCCTACGCGCTGCAGGCCCAGGGGCTGGACACCTACGAGGCCAACCGCAAGCTGGGCTTCCCGGATGACCTGCGCAGCTACGACATCGCCGCCGAGATGCTGCGCCTGCTCGGGGTGCGATCGGTGGACCTCATCACCAACAACCCCCTGAAAATTGCAGGCCTGGTGGAAGAGGGGATTCCAGTTCGTCGACGCATTCCCTCGCGTACGGAGCACAATCCGCATAACGTCGACTATCTGAAGACGAAGCGTGAGCGGACGGGGCACCTGATTGAGCTCTTCGCCGAGGACGACGACACGGAAGCGAAGGTTGGCTGA
- a CDS encoding protease inhibitor I42 family protein, protein MAKPRSGAKKATPAEKKVKSTKPGVLKTASKSVAKAAAKLVTKAAEGAKVAKKGAAAKKEAPAAKKVAAKAATKVKEVAEAASKVATKVAGKVKEATRGKESAKAEAPVVPPAEKPRPRATKLPPPGEPLNKRDMEQLLTAGQGRGVVGEGSLKGRLTVVDGLPALMVVGRDKRELTFILQGPDQEVLPAYMDHKVSVSGLIKKTTNYGGTVDVRKFSAKKPEVEEPVVAPVEVETRLRYLSPGEVSQVVSAGMGAGMKGFASLRGNLEMTGEEFVLVVSNGGTRQQVSYILEGKGSKGLRKHLGQTLVVTGVVDKTSGWGGRIEVENVEPRPSELRPISREGMEIVQVEGEQPTSIEAKLNHAITVRLQEQPGFTWAIEPTAAKRVGLREANFEPGSDGSATREFFFTPRNPGTSEVEFFLAKAFNPGQVERSFKLTVNVKP, encoded by the coding sequence ATGGCCAAGCCCAGGTCCGGGGCCAAGAAGGCGACTCCCGCTGAGAAGAAGGTCAAGTCGACGAAACCGGGTGTCCTCAAGACCGCGTCCAAGAGCGTGGCGAAGGCCGCCGCGAAACTGGTGACGAAGGCGGCGGAGGGCGCGAAGGTGGCGAAGAAGGGCGCGGCGGCGAAGAAGGAGGCGCCCGCCGCGAAGAAGGTCGCCGCGAAGGCCGCCACCAAGGTGAAGGAGGTCGCCGAGGCGGCCTCGAAGGTCGCCACGAAGGTCGCGGGGAAGGTGAAGGAGGCCACCCGGGGCAAGGAGTCCGCCAAGGCGGAGGCCCCCGTGGTGCCCCCGGCCGAGAAGCCGCGTCCCCGCGCCACCAAGCTGCCTCCTCCGGGCGAGCCGCTCAACAAGCGCGACATGGAGCAGTTGCTCACCGCCGGCCAGGGCCGGGGCGTGGTGGGCGAGGGCAGCCTCAAGGGGCGCCTGACCGTGGTCGACGGCCTGCCCGCCCTCATGGTGGTGGGCCGCGACAAGCGCGAGCTGACCTTCATCCTCCAGGGGCCGGATCAGGAAGTGCTGCCGGCCTACATGGATCACAAGGTGTCCGTCAGTGGTCTCATCAAGAAGACCACCAACTACGGCGGCACGGTGGACGTGCGGAAGTTCTCCGCGAAGAAGCCCGAGGTCGAGGAGCCCGTGGTCGCGCCGGTGGAGGTGGAGACCCGGCTGCGCTACCTGTCTCCCGGCGAGGTGTCCCAGGTGGTGTCGGCCGGCATGGGCGCGGGGATGAAGGGCTTCGCCTCGCTGCGCGGCAACCTGGAGATGACGGGCGAGGAGTTCGTCCTCGTGGTGTCCAACGGGGGCACCCGGCAGCAGGTGTCCTACATCCTCGAGGGCAAGGGCTCCAAGGGGCTGCGCAAGCACCTGGGCCAGACGCTCGTCGTCACCGGTGTGGTGGACAAGACCTCCGGCTGGGGTGGCCGCATCGAGGTGGAGAACGTGGAGCCGCGTCCCTCCGAGCTCCGGCCCATCTCCCGCGAGGGCATGGAGATCGTCCAGGTGGAGGGCGAGCAGCCCACCAGCATCGAGGCGAAGCTCAACCACGCCATCACCGTGCGTCTCCAGGAGCAGCCGGGCTTCACCTGGGCCATCGAGCCCACGGCGGCCAAGCGCGTGGGCCTGCGGGAGGCCAACTTCGAGCCGGGCTCCGACGGTTCGGCGACCCGGGAGTTCTTCTTCACCCCGCGCAACCCCGGTACGTCCGAGGTCGAGTTCTTCCTCGCCAAGGCCTTCAACCCTGGTCAGGTGGAGCGCTCCTTCAAGCTCACCGTGAACGTCAAGCCCTGA
- a CDS encoding MBL fold metallo-hydrolase, giving the protein MAEDEQGEKHAQARVPFHVRFWGVRGSIPAPGPKTQRYGGNTPCVEMRCGEELLIFDLGTGVRVLGEELCASGTPVRASIFLSHYHYDHLQGLPFFTPIFNPIHSFTVYGAPRKGQSVKEVLAGQMVHPYFPVTAEQVFKAQLTYRDVESKQVLEVGPARIRTLDMNHPGGSLGYRVECDGRSVVYATDVEHGSAKDPELVEFARDADLLIIDAMYTEDEYRGRKGAAKLGWGHSTWESAVETANAAKAKQLVLFHHETTRDDDAMDRFVEEVRKHRPDVIAAVESEILEP; this is encoded by the coding sequence TTGGCTGAGGACGAACAAGGGGAGAAGCACGCCCAGGCGCGGGTGCCCTTCCATGTCCGTTTCTGGGGAGTGCGCGGTTCGATCCCTGCACCGGGACCGAAGACGCAGCGCTATGGGGGCAATACGCCCTGCGTCGAGATGCGATGCGGGGAAGAGCTGCTCATCTTCGACCTGGGGACGGGCGTACGCGTGCTGGGAGAGGAGCTGTGCGCATCGGGGACTCCGGTGCGCGCGTCGATCTTCCTGTCGCACTACCACTACGATCACCTGCAGGGGCTGCCGTTCTTCACCCCCATCTTCAACCCGATCCACAGCTTCACGGTGTACGGAGCGCCCCGGAAGGGGCAGTCGGTGAAGGAGGTGCTGGCCGGGCAGATGGTGCACCCCTACTTCCCGGTGACGGCGGAGCAGGTCTTCAAGGCCCAGCTGACGTACCGGGACGTGGAGTCCAAGCAGGTGCTGGAGGTGGGCCCCGCGAGGATCCGCACGCTGGACATGAACCACCCGGGAGGCAGCCTGGGCTACCGGGTGGAGTGCGACGGCAGATCCGTGGTGTACGCGACGGACGTGGAGCACGGGAGCGCGAAGGACCCGGAGCTGGTGGAGTTCGCGCGCGACGCGGACTTGCTCATCATCGACGCGATGTACACGGAGGATGAGTACCGGGGCCGCAAGGGCGCGGCGAAGCTGGGCTGGGGCCACTCGACGTGGGAGTCGGCGGTGGAGACGGCCAACGCGGCGAAAGCGAAGCAGCTGGTGCTCTTCCACCACGAGACCACGCGCGACGACGACGCGATGGATCGGTTCGTCGAGGAGGTGCGCAAGCACCGTCCCGACGTGATCGCCGCCGTGGAGTCGGAGATCCTGGAGCCGTAA
- the lipA gene encoding lipoyl synthase codes for MATPDRFPLPQVSESTRKPEWLKVRLPHGEGYERVKSIVRRTKLATVCEEARCPNIAECWGGGTATVMLMGEVCTRACRFCHVKVGAPPPLDPMEPIHLAQAVKEMDLEYIVVTSVNRDDRPDGGASHFASAIRELRQHSPRTIVEVLIPDFKGVERDLATVAEARPHVVAHNVETVERLTPTVRDRRATYRQSLKVLEYLKQRPERLYTKTSVMVGLGETDAELDQTFKDLRAVGVDVLTLGQYLQPSQYHLRVERFVTPQQFEDYKKLAESYGFLYVASGPLVRSSYRAAEFFMKGLMERERLGLASGT; via the coding sequence ATGGCAACTCCCGATCGTTTCCCCCTGCCGCAGGTATCCGAGTCCACCCGGAAGCCCGAGTGGCTGAAGGTGCGCCTCCCCCACGGGGAGGGGTACGAGCGGGTGAAATCCATCGTCCGCCGCACGAAGCTGGCCACGGTGTGCGAGGAGGCCCGCTGCCCCAACATCGCCGAGTGCTGGGGCGGTGGCACCGCCACGGTGATGCTCATGGGCGAGGTGTGCACCCGCGCGTGCCGCTTCTGCCACGTGAAGGTGGGAGCGCCTCCTCCGTTGGATCCGATGGAGCCCATCCACCTGGCCCAGGCCGTCAAGGAGATGGACCTCGAGTACATCGTGGTCACCTCCGTGAACCGGGATGACCGGCCGGATGGAGGCGCCAGCCACTTCGCCTCGGCCATCCGCGAGCTGCGCCAGCACTCGCCCCGGACGATCGTCGAGGTGCTCATCCCCGACTTCAAGGGCGTGGAGCGCGACCTGGCCACCGTGGCCGAGGCCCGCCCGCACGTGGTGGCCCACAACGTGGAAACCGTGGAGCGCCTCACCCCCACCGTGCGTGACCGGCGCGCCACCTACCGTCAGTCCCTCAAGGTGCTCGAGTACCTCAAGCAGCGGCCCGAGCGGCTCTACACCAAGACCTCCGTCATGGTCGGTCTGGGCGAGACGGACGCGGAGCTGGATCAGACCTTCAAGGACCTGCGCGCGGTGGGCGTGGACGTGCTCACGCTCGGCCAGTACCTGCAGCCGTCCCAGTACCACCTGCGCGTGGAGCGCTTCGTCACGCCTCAGCAGTTCGAGGACTACAAGAAGCTCGCCGAGTCCTACGGCTTCCTCTACGTCGCCTCCGGGCCGCTGGTTCGCTCCAGCTACCGCGCCGCCGAGTTCTTCATGAAGGGCCTCATGGAGCGCGAGCGCCTGGGGCTCGCCAGCGGCACCTGA
- a CDS encoding molybdopterin molybdotransferase MoeA, with product MKEDDALLPVEEARARTLALVSPLPQEWVRMEEALGRALAVDVRAQRTLPPWDNSAMDGFAVRSADLTAPPPIRLQVRETIYAGQMPREEVRPGTCARIMTGAPMPAGADAVVMRERTRLAPGGETVEILEAVGPGNFVRPRGEDAREGEVLLARGTPLGIPELGLLVGQGMLTVPVPRRPRVAILSTGDELCRADAPAEGRIVDANAPALSLAVLRAGGVPSVLGIARDTLEDVYQHLAAAEGYDLVLTSAGMSVGEHDFVREALAKLGVERDFWRVAIKPGKPLAVGRKGSTAYVGLPGNPTSSLVTFELFVRPALRRMLGHSDVEPPRVGGRLAGALQKPPGLAHYVRVTAAWQEGELWARPLSTQTSGVLRSAASATHLLHFPREASRLANGDNVELLPLSWGA from the coding sequence ATGAAGGAAGATGACGCGTTGCTGCCCGTGGAGGAAGCACGTGCTCGCACGCTCGCTCTGGTGTCCCCTCTGCCCCAGGAGTGGGTGCGGATGGAAGAGGCCCTCGGGCGCGCCCTCGCGGTGGACGTCCGCGCGCAACGTACCCTGCCCCCCTGGGACAACTCGGCCATGGATGGCTTCGCGGTGCGCAGCGCCGATCTGACGGCGCCCCCGCCCATCCGCCTCCAGGTGCGGGAGACGATTTACGCGGGCCAGATGCCCCGTGAAGAGGTCCGGCCGGGCACCTGCGCGCGGATCATGACGGGGGCCCCGATGCCGGCGGGCGCGGACGCGGTGGTGATGCGCGAGCGCACCCGGCTGGCGCCTGGAGGAGAGACGGTGGAGATCCTCGAGGCGGTGGGGCCGGGCAACTTCGTGCGGCCCCGGGGCGAGGACGCGCGGGAGGGCGAGGTGCTGCTGGCGCGGGGCACGCCGCTGGGGATTCCGGAGCTGGGGCTGCTGGTGGGCCAGGGAATGCTGACGGTGCCGGTACCGCGCCGCCCGCGGGTGGCCATCCTCTCCACGGGCGACGAGTTGTGCCGGGCGGACGCTCCCGCCGAGGGCCGCATCGTGGACGCCAACGCCCCGGCGCTCTCCCTGGCCGTCCTCCGGGCTGGCGGGGTGCCCTCGGTGCTCGGCATCGCCCGGGACACCCTGGAGGACGTGTACCAGCACCTCGCGGCGGCCGAGGGGTACGATCTGGTGCTGACGAGCGCGGGCATGTCCGTGGGCGAGCACGACTTCGTGCGCGAGGCCCTGGCGAAGCTGGGTGTGGAGCGGGACTTCTGGCGCGTGGCCATCAAGCCGGGCAAGCCGCTCGCCGTGGGCCGCAAGGGGAGCACCGCCTACGTCGGGCTGCCGGGCAACCCCACCTCCTCCCTCGTCACCTTCGAGCTGTTCGTCCGCCCCGCCCTGCGCCGCATGCTGGGGCACTCGGACGTGGAGCCGCCGAGGGTGGGGGGCCGGCTCGCCGGAGCGCTCCAGAAGCCACCGGGGCTGGCCCACTACGTCCGCGTGACGGCCGCCTGGCAGGAGGGTGAGCTCTGGGCCCGGCCCCTGTCCACCCAGACGTCGGGCGTGCTGCGCTCCGCGGCATCGGCAACACACCTGCTCCACTTCCCACGAGAAGCGAGTAGGCTCGCTAATGGTGACAACGTGGAACTGCTCCCTCTTTCCTGGGGGGCATGA